In Arachis hypogaea cultivar Tifrunner chromosome 2, arahy.Tifrunner.gnm2.J5K5, whole genome shotgun sequence, a genomic segment contains:
- the LOC112758316 gene encoding methionine S-methyltransferase-like isoform X2 yields MVIPSIFLPEDWSFTFFEGINRHPDSIFKDRTVAELGCGNGWISIAIADKWLPSKVYGLDINPRAIKISWINLYLNALDDKGQLIYDEEKKTLLDRVEFYESDLLSYCRENHIQLDRIVGCIPQILNPNPDAMSKMITENASEEFLHALSNYCALQGFVEDQFGLGLIARAVEEGISVIKAAGIMIFNMGGRPGQAVCKRLFERRGFCITKLWQTKILQAGDTDIAALVEIEKNSPHRFEFFMGLSGDQPICARTAWAYGKAGGRISHALSVYSCQLRNPTQIKVIFEFLKNGFQEISSSLDLSFEDDSVADEKIPFLAYLASTLKNSSYFPYEPPAGSKRFRNLIAGFLKTYHHIPLSANNVVIFPSRAAAIENALHLFSPRLAIVDEHLTRHLPRKWLTSLALKGTETIEPLDDAITVIEAPRQSDLLIELIKKLKPQVVVTGIAHFEAVTSSAFVHLLDTTQEIGSRLFLDISDHFELSSLPGSNGVLKYLSGTPLPSHAAIICGLVKNKVYPDLETAFVVTEEESLFSALSKTVELLEGNTSLINQYYYGCIFHELLAFQLSGRHAPAERKSHNAKSVDMIGYSAAASSVLDNAELSINGVESDSVIHMDVDQTFLPVPSPVKGALFESFARQNMSESEADVNTSIKNYVKSNYGFPTKSGTEFIYADNSKALFNKLVLCCIKEAGTLCFPAGSNGNYVSSARFLKADTVIVPTDANVGFKFTEKALTKVFGTVKNPWVYISGPTVNPTGLVYSNNEIGEILSTCAKFGARVIIDTSSSGLEFDSNGWDLEQCLSKLKSSCNPSFCVSLLGGLSLPMLNGVLKFGFLILNEPHLVDTFHSFPGLIRPHSTARYAIKKLLELRAQKPSSLSDAIVEYTAILKNRSKSLKEALEQNGWEVLESCAGVSVVAKPSGYLNKTVTLKILPQGEGGQDNATMKITLDDSNIRNALLKSTGLCINSGSWTGIPGYCRFNIALEESDFSKALDCIKKFKEIALH; encoded by the exons ATGGTGATTCCTAGCATATTTCTGCCAGAGGACTGGTCTTTTACTTTCTTTGAAGGGATTAATAGGCACCCGGACTCCATTTTCAAGGACAGGACTGTTGCCGAGCTTGGCTGTGGAAATGGGTGGATATCCATTGCCATTGCTGACAAGTGGTTGCCTTCCAAG GTTTATGGCCTTGATATCAATCCTAGAGCGATAAAGATTTCCTGGATAAACTTATATTTAAATGCTTTAGATGATAAAGGCCAGCTCATCTATGATGAGGAGAAGAAAACTTTGCTGGACAGGGTAGAGTTCTATGAATCTGATCTTCTGTCATATTGCAGAGAAAATCATATTCAACTTGACAGAATTGTAGGATGCATACCACAG ATTCTTAATCCAAATCCAGATGCAATGTCTAAGATGATAACAGAAAATGCAAGTGAAGAATTCCTTCATGCATTGAGTAATTATTGTGCACTTCAG GGTTTTGTGGAGGATCAGTTTGGCTTGGGTTTAATTGCTAGGGCGGTTGAAGAGGGGATATCAGTAATCAAAGCTGCCGGAATTATGATCTTCAATATGGGAGGCCGACCAGGTCAAGCTGTTTGCAAAAGGTTGTTTGAACGACGGGGTTTCTGCATTACAAAGCTTTGGCAAACCAAAATTCTTCAG GCTGGTGACACAGATATTGCAGCATTGGTTGAGATTGAGAAGAACAGCCCCCACCGATTTGAATTCTTTATGGGACTTTCTGGTGATCAGCCTATTTGTGCACGGACAGCATGGGCCTATGGAAAGGCTGGTGGCAGAATTTCCCATGCTTTATCAGTTTACAGTTGTCAACTTCGTAATCCTACGCAG ATCAAAGTTATTTTTGAGTTTCTCAAAAATGGATTTCAAGAGATCAGCAGCTCTCTAGATTTGTCCTTTGAGGATGATTCTGTTGCCGATGAGAAGATTCCTTTTTTGGCTTATCTTGCAAGCACTTTAAAAAATAGTTCTTATTTTCCATACGAGCCACCTGCTGGAAGCAAACGTTTTCGCAATCTCATTGCAGGGTTTTTGAAGACTTATCACCATATTCCACTCTCTGCTAAT AATGTTGTCATTTTCCCCTCAAGGGCTGCTGCAATTGAAAATGCTCTTCACTTGTTCTCGCCTCGCCTTGCTATTGTTGATGAACATCTAACTCGACACCTCCCTAGGAAATGGTTGACATCTTTGGCCCTTAAG GGCACAGAAACTATTGAGCCTTTAGATGATGCAATTACTGTAATTGAAGCCCCTCGGCAATCAGATTTACTGAtagaactaataaagaaattgAAGCCTCAAGTGGTGGTGACAGGGATTGCTCATTTTGAGGCAGTTACTAGTTCAGCTTTTGTGCACCTTCTAGATACAACACAGGAGATTGGGTCTCGTCTTTTCTTGGACATATCAGATCACTTTGAGCTATCCAGTCTTCCAGGATCAAATGGTGTCCTTAAGTATCTTTCAGGAACTCCTTTGCCATCTCATGCAGCAATCATATGCGGACTGGTAAAAAACAAG GTTTATCCAGATTTAGAAACAGCCTTTGTCGTTACAGAAGAAGAATCCCTCTTTAGTGCACTGTCCAAAACTGTGGAATTACTAGAAGGCAATACTTCATTGATTAATCAATACTATTATGGTTGTATTTTTCATGAGCTGCTTGCATTTCAGCTTTCTGGCCGACATGCACCAGCTGAG AGAAAGAGCCACAATGCCAAATCAGTAGATATGATAGGATATTCCGCAGCAGCCTCATCAGTGCTTGATAATGCTGAGCTTTCAATTAACGGGGTGGAGAGCGACTCTGTTATTCACATGGATGTTGATCAAACCTTCTTGCCTGTTCCATCTCCTGTTAAGGGTGCTCTTTTTGAAAGTTTTGCTAGGCAAAACATGTCAGAATCCGAGGCTGATGTTAACACAAGCATCAAAAACTATGTTAAAAGCAACTATGGTTTTCCAACTAAAAGCGGCACTGAATTTATATATGCTGACAATTCAAAGGCTCTTTTCAATAAGCTTGTCCTCTGCTGCATCAAAGAAGCTGGCACCCTCTGTTTTCCGGCTGGATCAAATGGGAACTATGTTTCTTCTGCCAGATTTTTGAAAGCTGACACAGTGATAGTCCCTACAGATGCCAATGTGGGTTTCAAGTTTACGGAGAAGGCACTCACCAAAGTCTTTGGGACTGTGAAAAACCCATGGGTGTATATTTCTGGCCCTACAGTTAACCCAACAGGCTTAGTTTATAGCAACAATGAAATAGGAGAGATTTTGAGCACTTGTGCTAAATTTGGCGCAAGAGTTATAATTGATACATCGTCTTCCGGTCTCGAGTTTGACAGCAATGGCTGGGATTTGGAGCAgtgtttatctaagttaaagtcTTCATGCAACCCATCATTTTGTGTGTCTCTTCTTGGAGGGTTGTCTCTGCCAATGCTAAACGGTGTTCTCAAATTCGGGTTTCTTATTCTAAATGAGCCGCATTTGGTTGACACCTTCCATAGTTTTCCAGGATTAATCAGGCCTCACAGTACTGCTAGATATGCTATAAAGAAGTTGCTGGAGCTTAGGGCACAAAAACCTTCAAGTTTATCAGATGCTATTGTTGAATACACTGCAATATTGAAAAACAGGTCTAAGTCTTTGAAAGAG GCACTTGAGCAAAATGGGTGGGAAGTGCTTGAATCGTGTGCCGGTGTCTCCGTAGTGGCAAAGCCCTCTGGCTATCTCAACAAGACTGTTACACTAAAGATTTTGCCACAAGGTGAAGGTGGACAAGACAATGCCACCATGAAAATCACACTTGATGACTCCAATATTAGGAATGCCCTTCTCAAATCTACTGGACTATGCATCAATAGTGGCTCCTGGACTGGAATTCCTGGATACTGTCGTTTCAACATTGCGTTGGAAGAGAGCGATTTCAGCAAAGCATTGGATTGCATTAAGAAGTTCAAAGAGATTGCACTACATTAA
- the LOC112758333 gene encoding uncharacterized protein: MSLYIGNMSEHTRKDELEHVFRRFGHCNVQLKREGYGFVVFDFPPNATKALRALKGRNICGEPLTLTWSNKQPVGSFQRFPRGGGKIYEPRRGRNSERIGHVRRKMGSDGWRDQEMGNDGRGGSVGVPSEERGYHQDDFKDYVREERDYREEFRDDGSGVVPALEENGRWGEPIQDTSAGNGNENALEFDRYEPYHGYDMKHDDNHIGYRGSSPRATSLENMARVRIGEETVNRPKDSKFRQTCYRCGEPGHKMRDCPKQNSSRRKYERLDGRRNNKIDGNHRIEDEDKFRSESWSKMRSSRDALSMRNQRDERRGSASRQYHSPLRNKLSPMAKETDRHRRREYGGKKRCRNEVESPKRPRGKRSRRSTSSSLHSDYSTSHSLPNSRSPKSLRKSRFRSRSRSVSSRSHSSSSKLISSSKSPHRNGKSSDYRRSSSHRSLSVSLNQPLPSSAKKIEPNSKSSSINATALECMDHLVVQGHKNGSAMESENVQSKDEGLAVNGTSAVHSTVVDDIENDQCVQVDNDKNSSLRPSDTLADLTKSLVTRNLSTEVVKEKELSCHTETPLVHDIQKGIQNQVSETCVNSHSRHTTAISTEEMFMVLKNYGLELPKDNEETLSVDAFFGSARLWPWHIVYYRRLKKGPISAENYARRVAQNQEFGIVDKYIRSSSGWGEVDLVNS; encoded by the coding sequence ATGTCTTTGTATATTGGTAATATGTCCGAGCACACCCGAAAGGATGAGCTCGAGCATGTTTTCCGTAGGTTTGGGCATTGTAACGTTCAGCTGAAAAGGGAAGGATATGGGTTTGTGGTGTTTGACTTTCCTCCTAATGCGACGAAGGCTTTGAGGGCATTGAAAGGTAGGAATATATGTGGGGAACCACTTACTCTGACGTGGTCCAATAAGCAGCCTGTtgggagttttcagaggtttccTAGGGGTGGTGGTAAGATCTACGAACCAAGACGTGGAAGGAATTCTGAGAGGATAGGGCATGTGAGGAGGAAAATGGGTTCCGATGGATGGAGGGATCAGGAGATGGGCAATGATGGTAGGGGTGGATCTGTTGGGGTTCCTAGTGAGGAGAGAGGATATCATCAAGATGATTTTAAAGACTATGTTAGGGAAGAAAGAGATTATAGGGAAGAGTTTCGTGATGATGGCAGTGGAGTTGTGCCTGCCTTGGAGGAAAATGGAAGATGGGGTGAGCCAATTCAGGACACATCGGCTGGCAATGGAAACGAAAATGCTCTAGAATTTGATCGATATGAACCTTACCATGGCTATGACATGAAGCATGATGATAATCATATAGGTTACCGCGGTAGTTCTCCTAGAGCAACATCCTTAGAGAATATGGCCAGAGTGCGGATTGGTGAGGAAACCGTGAATCGTCCGAAGGACTCAAAATTCCGGCAAACATGCTATAGATGTGGTGAGCCAGGTCACAAAATGCGAGATTGTCCAAAACAGAATTCTTCACGGAGAAAGTATGAGAGGTTGGATGGTAggcgaaataataaaatagatggaaatcatagaattgaagatgaagataAATTCAGGTCTGAATCCTGGTCGAAGATGCGGTCAAGTAGGGATGCTTTATCAATGAGGAACCAGAGAGATGAACGGAGGGGGTCTGCATCACGACAATACCATTCACCATTAAGAAACAAATTGTCCCCTATGGCAAAGGAAACCGACAGGCACCGAAGAAGGGAATATGGAGGGAAGAAGCGGTGCAGAAACGAAGTAGAATCACCTAAAAGACCTAGGGGAAAAAGATCAAGACGGTCAACCAGTTCTTCCTTGCATTCAGATTACTCTACTTCTCACTCACTCCCAAATTCTCGATCACCCAAGTCTCTGCGGAAGTCACGTTTCCGTTCCAGATCAAGATCAGTGTCTTCTAGATCACACTCCTCATCTTCAAAGttaatatcttcttcaaaatctcCACACCGCAATGGCAAAAGTTCAGATTATAGGAGGTCAAGCTCTCATAGATCTTTGTCTGTCTCACTCAATCAGCCTTTGCCATCATCTGCGAAAAAGATCGAACCCAATTCAAAATCATCTTCCATTAATGCTACCGCGCTTGAATGTATGGATCATTTGGTTGTACAGGGACATAAGAATGGGAGTGCAATGGAGTCGGAAAATGTTCAATCCAAGGATGAAGGTCTTGCTGTAAATGGAACCTCTGCAGTGCACTCTACAGTGGTGGATGACATTGAAAATGACCAATGCGTTCAGGTGGACAATGATAAAAATAGTAGTCTAAGACCATCAGATACATTAGCAGATTTAACCAAATCGCTTGTTACCAGGAATTTGTCTACAGAGGTTGTGAAAGAGAAAGAGCTTTCTTGTCACACTGAGACACCATTGGTGCATGATATTCAGAAGGGAATTCAGAACCAAGTTTCAGAAACTTGTGTCAATTCCCATTCTCGTCATACAACAGCCATATCCACAGAGGAAATGTTCATGGTTCTTAAGAATTATGGGTTGGAACTTCCAAAAGACAATGAAGAAACTTTATCAGTGGATGCATTCTTTGGTTCTGCTCGATTGTGGCCTTGGCATATCGTTTATTACCGTAGGTTGAAGAAGGGCCCAATTTCAGCTGAGAACTATGCTAGGCGTGTTGCACAGAATCAGGAATTTGGCATTGTTGATAAGTATATAAGAAGCAGCAGTGGATGGGGAGAAGTTGATCTTGTGAATTCTTAA
- the LOC112758316 gene encoding methionine S-methyltransferase-like isoform X1 translates to MDEFLNTCKVSGDAAYAALRSVLDKLEDPKTRTDTRIFLSELQKRFPTKEDCDSCFETYHFRIEDVLLDQNEGHKGRKKLTTMVIPSIFLPEDWSFTFFEGINRHPDSIFKDRTVAELGCGNGWISIAIADKWLPSKVYGLDINPRAIKISWINLYLNALDDKGQLIYDEEKKTLLDRVEFYESDLLSYCRENHIQLDRIVGCIPQILNPNPDAMSKMITENASEEFLHALSNYCALQGFVEDQFGLGLIARAVEEGISVIKAAGIMIFNMGGRPGQAVCKRLFERRGFCITKLWQTKILQAGDTDIAALVEIEKNSPHRFEFFMGLSGDQPICARTAWAYGKAGGRISHALSVYSCQLRNPTQIKVIFEFLKNGFQEISSSLDLSFEDDSVADEKIPFLAYLASTLKNSSYFPYEPPAGSKRFRNLIAGFLKTYHHIPLSANNVVIFPSRAAAIENALHLFSPRLAIVDEHLTRHLPRKWLTSLALKGTETIEPLDDAITVIEAPRQSDLLIELIKKLKPQVVVTGIAHFEAVTSSAFVHLLDTTQEIGSRLFLDISDHFELSSLPGSNGVLKYLSGTPLPSHAAIICGLVKNKVYPDLETAFVVTEEESLFSALSKTVELLEGNTSLINQYYYGCIFHELLAFQLSGRHAPAERKSHNAKSVDMIGYSAAASSVLDNAELSINGVESDSVIHMDVDQTFLPVPSPVKGALFESFARQNMSESEADVNTSIKNYVKSNYGFPTKSGTEFIYADNSKALFNKLVLCCIKEAGTLCFPAGSNGNYVSSARFLKADTVIVPTDANVGFKFTEKALTKVFGTVKNPWVYISGPTVNPTGLVYSNNEIGEILSTCAKFGARVIIDTSSSGLEFDSNGWDLEQCLSKLKSSCNPSFCVSLLGGLSLPMLNGVLKFGFLILNEPHLVDTFHSFPGLIRPHSTARYAIKKLLELRAQKPSSLSDAIVEYTAILKNRSKSLKEALEQNGWEVLESCAGVSVVAKPSGYLNKTVTLKILPQGEGGQDNATMKITLDDSNIRNALLKSTGLCINSGSWTGIPGYCRFNIALEESDFSKALDCIKKFKEIALH, encoded by the exons ATGGACGAGTTTTTGAACACCTGCAAGGTCTCCGGCGACGCCGCTTACGCCGCCCTAAGGTCGGTGCTTGACAAGCTCGAGGATCCGAAGACTCGTACGGACACTCGGATCTTCTTGTCGGAGCTTCAGAAACGGTTTCCGACGAAGGAAGATTGTGATAGCTGCTTTGAAACCTACCACTTCCGAATCGAAGACGTGCTTTTGGACCAAAACGAAG GACACAAGGGGAGAAAGAAATTGACTACGATGGTGATTCCTAGCATATTTCTGCCAGAGGACTGGTCTTTTACTTTCTTTGAAGGGATTAATAGGCACCCGGACTCCATTTTCAAGGACAGGACTGTTGCCGAGCTTGGCTGTGGAAATGGGTGGATATCCATTGCCATTGCTGACAAGTGGTTGCCTTCCAAG GTTTATGGCCTTGATATCAATCCTAGAGCGATAAAGATTTCCTGGATAAACTTATATTTAAATGCTTTAGATGATAAAGGCCAGCTCATCTATGATGAGGAGAAGAAAACTTTGCTGGACAGGGTAGAGTTCTATGAATCTGATCTTCTGTCATATTGCAGAGAAAATCATATTCAACTTGACAGAATTGTAGGATGCATACCACAG ATTCTTAATCCAAATCCAGATGCAATGTCTAAGATGATAACAGAAAATGCAAGTGAAGAATTCCTTCATGCATTGAGTAATTATTGTGCACTTCAG GGTTTTGTGGAGGATCAGTTTGGCTTGGGTTTAATTGCTAGGGCGGTTGAAGAGGGGATATCAGTAATCAAAGCTGCCGGAATTATGATCTTCAATATGGGAGGCCGACCAGGTCAAGCTGTTTGCAAAAGGTTGTTTGAACGACGGGGTTTCTGCATTACAAAGCTTTGGCAAACCAAAATTCTTCAG GCTGGTGACACAGATATTGCAGCATTGGTTGAGATTGAGAAGAACAGCCCCCACCGATTTGAATTCTTTATGGGACTTTCTGGTGATCAGCCTATTTGTGCACGGACAGCATGGGCCTATGGAAAGGCTGGTGGCAGAATTTCCCATGCTTTATCAGTTTACAGTTGTCAACTTCGTAATCCTACGCAG ATCAAAGTTATTTTTGAGTTTCTCAAAAATGGATTTCAAGAGATCAGCAGCTCTCTAGATTTGTCCTTTGAGGATGATTCTGTTGCCGATGAGAAGATTCCTTTTTTGGCTTATCTTGCAAGCACTTTAAAAAATAGTTCTTATTTTCCATACGAGCCACCTGCTGGAAGCAAACGTTTTCGCAATCTCATTGCAGGGTTTTTGAAGACTTATCACCATATTCCACTCTCTGCTAAT AATGTTGTCATTTTCCCCTCAAGGGCTGCTGCAATTGAAAATGCTCTTCACTTGTTCTCGCCTCGCCTTGCTATTGTTGATGAACATCTAACTCGACACCTCCCTAGGAAATGGTTGACATCTTTGGCCCTTAAG GGCACAGAAACTATTGAGCCTTTAGATGATGCAATTACTGTAATTGAAGCCCCTCGGCAATCAGATTTACTGAtagaactaataaagaaattgAAGCCTCAAGTGGTGGTGACAGGGATTGCTCATTTTGAGGCAGTTACTAGTTCAGCTTTTGTGCACCTTCTAGATACAACACAGGAGATTGGGTCTCGTCTTTTCTTGGACATATCAGATCACTTTGAGCTATCCAGTCTTCCAGGATCAAATGGTGTCCTTAAGTATCTTTCAGGAACTCCTTTGCCATCTCATGCAGCAATCATATGCGGACTGGTAAAAAACAAG GTTTATCCAGATTTAGAAACAGCCTTTGTCGTTACAGAAGAAGAATCCCTCTTTAGTGCACTGTCCAAAACTGTGGAATTACTAGAAGGCAATACTTCATTGATTAATCAATACTATTATGGTTGTATTTTTCATGAGCTGCTTGCATTTCAGCTTTCTGGCCGACATGCACCAGCTGAG AGAAAGAGCCACAATGCCAAATCAGTAGATATGATAGGATATTCCGCAGCAGCCTCATCAGTGCTTGATAATGCTGAGCTTTCAATTAACGGGGTGGAGAGCGACTCTGTTATTCACATGGATGTTGATCAAACCTTCTTGCCTGTTCCATCTCCTGTTAAGGGTGCTCTTTTTGAAAGTTTTGCTAGGCAAAACATGTCAGAATCCGAGGCTGATGTTAACACAAGCATCAAAAACTATGTTAAAAGCAACTATGGTTTTCCAACTAAAAGCGGCACTGAATTTATATATGCTGACAATTCAAAGGCTCTTTTCAATAAGCTTGTCCTCTGCTGCATCAAAGAAGCTGGCACCCTCTGTTTTCCGGCTGGATCAAATGGGAACTATGTTTCTTCTGCCAGATTTTTGAAAGCTGACACAGTGATAGTCCCTACAGATGCCAATGTGGGTTTCAAGTTTACGGAGAAGGCACTCACCAAAGTCTTTGGGACTGTGAAAAACCCATGGGTGTATATTTCTGGCCCTACAGTTAACCCAACAGGCTTAGTTTATAGCAACAATGAAATAGGAGAGATTTTGAGCACTTGTGCTAAATTTGGCGCAAGAGTTATAATTGATACATCGTCTTCCGGTCTCGAGTTTGACAGCAATGGCTGGGATTTGGAGCAgtgtttatctaagttaaagtcTTCATGCAACCCATCATTTTGTGTGTCTCTTCTTGGAGGGTTGTCTCTGCCAATGCTAAACGGTGTTCTCAAATTCGGGTTTCTTATTCTAAATGAGCCGCATTTGGTTGACACCTTCCATAGTTTTCCAGGATTAATCAGGCCTCACAGTACTGCTAGATATGCTATAAAGAAGTTGCTGGAGCTTAGGGCACAAAAACCTTCAAGTTTATCAGATGCTATTGTTGAATACACTGCAATATTGAAAAACAGGTCTAAGTCTTTGAAAGAG GCACTTGAGCAAAATGGGTGGGAAGTGCTTGAATCGTGTGCCGGTGTCTCCGTAGTGGCAAAGCCCTCTGGCTATCTCAACAAGACTGTTACACTAAAGATTTTGCCACAAGGTGAAGGTGGACAAGACAATGCCACCATGAAAATCACACTTGATGACTCCAATATTAGGAATGCCCTTCTCAAATCTACTGGACTATGCATCAATAGTGGCTCCTGGACTGGAATTCCTGGATACTGTCGTTTCAACATTGCGTTGGAAGAGAGCGATTTCAGCAAAGCATTGGATTGCATTAAGAAGTTCAAAGAGATTGCACTACATTAA